One window from the genome of Desulfovibrio psychrotolerans encodes:
- a CDS encoding glycosyltransferase — protein sequence MPLLNITIPVFNRPELTRRTIEAVRHNTRHPHTLTVVDNGSDAETQDLLREMKERGQLEYLFRLEKNYGVAVAANVGWRLIPAPIYMKLDNDVIIRNPKWLDIVLLHMQKAPRDAVWGADLNNQMHNPEYVTDRQGLIARTTSHVSGGAILIPKSISDIAGYWCEDYGLYGCEDGDYGEKLKSLSIDQYYFDHTPFMDHLGHDGETIKKAYGLDKQTTQDLFRNLFTTNYLLYATGNRAANTPPQYIPESFDGYTLTMRSNKPYRHIWRALLQFHNIRLNHMHDAHKNAHYLNLLITEQNRHWSQAVFDAEQAYARIRRQLHTPEPTA from the coding sequence ATGCCCCTCCTCAACATAACCATCCCCGTCTTTAACCGACCGGAGCTGACGCGCCGGACGATTGAGGCGGTGCGGCATAACACCCGGCATCCGCATACGCTTACGGTCGTGGACAACGGCAGCGATGCGGAAACGCAGGATTTGTTGCGGGAGATGAAGGAGCGGGGGCAACTGGAATATCTGTTCCGGCTGGAGAAGAATTACGGGGTGGCGGTTGCCGCCAATGTGGGCTGGCGGCTCATTCCCGCGCCCATCTACATGAAGCTGGATAACGATGTCATCATCCGCAACCCCAAATGGCTGGATATCGTGCTCCTGCACATGCAAAAGGCACCGCGCGATGCCGTGTGGGGCGCAGACCTCAACAACCAGATGCACAACCCGGAATACGTTACCGATCGGCAGGGGCTCATCGCCCGCACCACCTCCCACGTTTCCGGCGGGGCCATACTCATCCCCAAATCCATTTCCGATATCGCCGGATACTGGTGCGAAGACTACGGGCTATACGGTTGCGAAGACGGCGACTACGGCGAAAAGCTGAAAAGCCTGAGCATTGACCAGTACTATTTCGACCACACCCCGTTCATGGACCACCTCGGGCACGACGGCGAAACCATCAAAAAGGCATACGGGCTGGATAAGCAGACCACGCAGGATCTTTTCCGCAATCTGTTCACCACAAACTATCTGCTCTACGCCACGGGAAACCGCGCCGCGAACACGCCCCCGCAGTACATTCCGGAATCATTCGATGGCTACACCCTCACCATGCGCAGCAACAAGCCCTACCGCCACATATGGCGGGCACTGCTGCAATTCCACAACATCCGCCTGAACCACATGCACGATGCGCACAAAAACGCCCACTACCTGAATCTGCTCATCACCGAACAGAACCGCCACTGGTCGCAGGCTGTATTCGATGCGGAACAGGCTTACGCCCGCATCCGCAGGCAGCTGCACACCCCTGAACCAACGGCGTAA
- a CDS encoding helix-turn-helix domain-containing protein, whose product MPSKGLQYYLNKLNPSMVTYARELKGVTKKELAESLRKTPATISRIESGDLRPDIETFFSLSRVLNVEPQFLSRDENDFLAFDISRIHFRGQRKASATQKKMLIRQGEAVSDVFNFFKKRGISFPSDNISDLSTPAQTQYDIEELSIELRKRLNLGFGPISNLTNSLECNGYTIIKLENGHGFSIDAFSSMSGKTPTIVLCPHESSSRALFSIAHEIGHLLLHEYTDGSMQQEKEANYFASSFLMPWKSFKDECPKRWNYTAFSELKKRWKLSIGAMLYRAKQLNIFSDSTYIRAIKQMKYSGTSIHEPNEPDTEKVSLFSEAISLLIDNNIKINEIEEQTGHKRKNIIDILIAQDVDQELVSRFIPGNTQERKPLVQMMP is encoded by the coding sequence ATGCCATCCAAAGGACTCCAGTACTATCTTAACAAGCTAAACCCAAGCATGGTAACGTATGCTCGGGAATTGAAAGGCGTTACCAAAAAGGAACTCGCAGAAAGTCTGCGCAAAACGCCTGCAACTATTTCGCGAATTGAATCAGGCGACCTCAGACCTGACATAGAAACTTTTTTTTCTCTTTCGAGAGTTTTGAACGTTGAGCCTCAATTTCTTTCAAGAGACGAAAACGACTTCTTAGCTTTTGACATTTCTAGGATACACTTCCGTGGGCAACGCAAGGCAAGCGCAACTCAAAAAAAAATGCTAATCCGACAAGGAGAAGCAGTCTCCGATGTTTTTAATTTTTTCAAAAAAAGAGGGATATCTTTTCCATCGGATAACATTTCAGACTTATCAACACCAGCCCAAACACAATATGATATAGAAGAGCTATCTATTGAGTTACGAAAGAGACTGAACCTTGGATTTGGCCCAATAAGCAACTTAACAAATTCACTTGAATGCAATGGATATACAATAATAAAACTTGAAAATGGACATGGATTTTCTATAGATGCATTTTCGAGCATGTCAGGAAAAACTCCTACAATCGTATTGTGCCCACACGAAAGCTCTAGCAGAGCTTTATTTAGTATAGCGCATGAGATTGGGCATCTTCTATTGCATGAATATACAGATGGAAGCATGCAACAAGAGAAAGAGGCGAATTATTTTGCAAGCTCTTTCTTGATGCCTTGGAAGTCATTCAAAGATGAATGCCCAAAGAGATGGAACTATACTGCTTTTTCAGAATTAAAAAAGCGTTGGAAATTATCAATTGGCGCAATGCTATACAGAGCAAAGCAACTTAATATCTTTTCTGATTCAACGTACATACGGGCAATCAAGCAAATGAAATATTCAGGCACAAGTATACACGAACCAAATGAACCAGATACAGAAAAAGTTTCTCTTTTCAGCGAGGCCATTTCGCTTTTAATAGACAACAATATTAAAATTAATGAAATTGAGGAACAAACAGGGCATAAAAGAAAAAACATTATTGATATTCTTATTGCACAAGATGTTGATCAAGAGCTAGTTTCGAGATTTATACCTGGGAATACCCAAGAAAGAAAACCATTAGTGCAGATGATGCCATAA
- a CDS encoding HD domain-containing protein, whose protein sequence is MSQPFKDAIGICKTIMRNGYDAYVVNTMLQKELYSPRREAEIDIACEPPTEELARLFPGLQPGVETGSLGMLKEGGITFHFYPADVEDASHPEATLARITPRLLKRLEENGSLPAHLACPYIPRTYETYDGFVDFHVGEIRLEGIPDETLRRNYLLGIRALRFAANFDLPLEKNTWMAIVKGGSRILDYVAVSDIMDEWRKVEAENMWHFVQLMFDSMLLHGLLPEIAALSRVVQIKNDEGDQETVLEHTIATMRRYPEELPFDWLGTLALLFHDVGKLFTAEFDGDRWTFYQHHRVGAKVTRKLLSRLSFPTEDIDLICHLVRHHLRFHSMLTDKGIRRFRALDEYPRLIEMARADRKARGKALTSFNHNMKYLERADTPEQMVEPYLNGRDIMQATGLKPGPHVGIIRDALLTAQIAGQVNSVEEAVEWVKGYKL, encoded by the coding sequence ATGAGCCAGCCTTTCAAGGATGCCATCGGCATATGCAAAACCATCATGCGCAACGGGTACGATGCGTATGTGGTCAATACCATGTTGCAGAAAGAACTTTACAGCCCCCGCCGCGAGGCGGAAATTGATATCGCCTGCGAACCACCAACAGAAGAACTCGCACGGCTGTTCCCCGGCCTGCAGCCGGGTGTGGAAACCGGCTCACTGGGCATGCTCAAGGAAGGCGGCATCACCTTCCACTTCTACCCGGCCGATGTGGAAGATGCCTCGCACCCGGAAGCAACACTGGCGCGCATAACCCCCCGCCTGCTCAAGCGGCTGGAAGAAAACGGCTCGCTCCCTGCGCACCTTGCCTGCCCCTATATTCCCCGCACTTACGAAACCTATGACGGGTTCGTCGATTTTCATGTGGGCGAAATCCGGCTGGAAGGCATCCCGGATGAAACCCTGCGCCGCAACTATCTGCTGGGCATCCGCGCCCTGCGGTTTGCCGCAAACTTCGACCTGCCGCTGGAAAAGAACACATGGATGGCCATCGTCAAAGGCGGCTCGCGTATTCTCGATTATGTTGCCGTAAGCGACATCATGGACGAGTGGCGCAAGGTGGAAGCGGAAAACATGTGGCATTTCGTGCAGTTGATGTTCGACTCCATGCTCCTGCACGGCCTGCTGCCAGAGATAGCCGCCCTGTCCCGCGTGGTGCAGATAAAGAATGATGAAGGCGATCAGGAAACCGTGCTGGAGCACACCATCGCCACCATGCGCCGGTATCCGGAAGAACTCCCCTTCGACTGGCTGGGCACCCTCGCCCTGCTGTTCCACGATGTGGGCAAGCTGTTCACGGCAGAATTCGACGGCGACCGCTGGACCTTCTACCAGCACCACCGCGTGGGGGCCAAGGTTACGCGCAAGCTGCTTTCGCGTCTGTCCTTCCCCACAGAAGACATAGACCTCATCTGCCATCTGGTGCGGCATCATCTGCGGTTCCACTCCATGCTCACGGATAAGGGCATCCGCAGGTTCCGTGCGCTGGATGAATACCCGCGCCTCATAGAGATGGCCCGTGCAGATCGTAAGGCGCGTGGTAAGGCGCTCACCTCGTTCAATCACAATATGAAGTATCTGGAACGTGCGGATACGCCGGAACAGATGGTGGAACCCTACCTCAACGGGCGCGATATCATGCAGGCCACCGGCCTGAAGCCCGGCCCCCATGTGGGGATTATCCGAGATGCGTTGCTCACGGCTCAGATTGCCGGGCAGGTGAACTCGGTTGAGGAGGCTGTGGAGTGGGTGAAGGGGTATAAGTTGTAA
- a CDS encoding dihydroorotase, producing MSSPLIIRNALYLGQAVDIAVRGGVVESVTPHEAARRSFPADTAVHEAQGLKIFPSFADCHVHLREPGYEYKEDIESGLRAAAHGGFGAVMAMANTNPVNDNASVTQSMLAKARATWPHGPRLFPVGAATVGLEGKQLAPMAELAAAGCAAISNDGRPVGGAELFRRCMEYARTCGLIVIDHCEDPTLAKDTHMNEGETSGRIGVKGQSVVAESVQAARDILLAEYLQIPVHLAHISCKQSVDLIRWAKERGVPVTAETCPHYLLLNDTELVNYSPMAKVNPPLRTPADVAAMRQALADGTIDILVTDHAPHAEHEKECTLDEAPNGISGLDSAVPLTWTLVRDGVLSEHDFIRRWCHAPAEIFNLPVNRFAPGDPADFFLFDPEERWVLTPDAMHSKGKNTPFLGRMLTGRVKAHWLGGVRVV from the coding sequence ATGAGCAGCCCCCTCATCATACGCAACGCCCTGTATCTGGGGCAGGCAGTGGATATCGCCGTGCGCGGCGGCGTGGTGGAGTCCGTAACCCCGCACGAAGCGGCCCGCAGGTCCTTCCCTGCTGATACCGCCGTGCACGAGGCGCAGGGCCTGAAAATCTTCCCCAGCTTCGCAGACTGCCACGTGCACCTGCGCGAACCCGGCTACGAGTACAAAGAAGACATAGAATCCGGCCTGCGCGCCGCCGCCCATGGCGGATTCGGTGCTGTCATGGCCATGGCCAACACCAATCCCGTCAACGACAACGCCTCCGTCACCCAATCCATGCTTGCCAAGGCCCGCGCAACGTGGCCTCACGGCCCGCGCCTCTTCCCCGTGGGAGCCGCCACCGTGGGGCTGGAAGGCAAGCAGCTGGCCCCCATGGCGGAACTGGCAGCCGCAGGCTGCGCCGCCATATCCAACGACGGCCGTCCCGTAGGCGGTGCGGAACTCTTCCGCCGCTGCATGGAATACGCCCGCACCTGCGGCCTCATCGTCATAGACCATTGCGAAGACCCCACCCTTGCCAAAGACACCCACATGAACGAGGGCGAAACCAGCGGGCGCATAGGCGTCAAGGGCCAGAGCGTGGTGGCGGAATCCGTGCAGGCCGCGCGCGATATCCTGCTGGCGGAATACCTGCAAATTCCCGTGCATCTGGCCCACATAAGCTGCAAACAGTCGGTGGACCTCATCCGCTGGGCAAAGGAGCGCGGCGTGCCGGTCACGGCAGAAACCTGCCCCCATTACCTGCTGCTCAACGATACAGAGCTGGTCAACTACTCGCCCATGGCCAAGGTAAACCCGCCCCTGCGCACGCCTGCGGACGTGGCAGCCATGCGGCAGGCACTGGCAGACGGCACCATAGACATCCTCGTCACAGACCACGCCCCCCACGCCGAGCACGAAAAAGAATGCACGCTGGATGAGGCCCCCAACGGCATCTCAGGGCTGGACAGCGCCGTGCCGCTCACATGGACCCTCGTACGCGATGGCGTGCTCTCGGAGCACGACTTCATCCGGCGCTGGTGCCACGCCCCGGCAGAAATCTTCAACCTGCCCGTAAACCGCTTCGCCCCCGGCGACCCGGCAGACTTCTTCCTCTTCGACCCGGAAGAACGCTGGGTGCTCACGCCGGATGCCATGCACTCCAAGGGCAAAAACACACCGTTCCTTGGCCGCATGCTCACCGGCAGGGTCAAGGCGCATTGGCTAGGAGGCGTGCGGGTCGTGTAG
- a CDS encoding aspartate carbamoyltransferase catalytic subunit: protein MQEKHRFTWPHKDLLDVSQLSLDEVNHLLDTGEQFHEINRRPVKKVPTLKGKSVVLFFAEPSTRTKTSFDVAGKRLSADTFALTKSGSSITKGETLKDTALTLQAMNPDVIVIRHWSSGAAQYLAERLDCAIVNAGDGWHAHPTQALLDAFSLRNHWGRSFAGKTVLILGDILHSRVARSNVQLLTKLGASVRLCAPHTLLPAGVHNWPVTVHTSLDQAVQGADAVMCLRLQLERQQAGLLPDLSEYATTYCLTARHMAMANPGALVLHPGPMNRGLEIASELADRPESLVLEQVASGVAVRMAILFLHATRKDGGTK, encoded by the coding sequence ATGCAAGAAAAACATCGCTTCACATGGCCTCACAAGGATCTGCTGGATGTCTCCCAGCTCTCGCTGGACGAGGTGAACCATCTTCTCGACACCGGGGAGCAGTTTCACGAAATCAACCGGCGTCCCGTCAAAAAGGTGCCCACCCTCAAGGGCAAAAGCGTGGTGCTCTTCTTCGCGGAACCGAGCACGCGCACCAAAACCTCGTTCGACGTGGCAGGCAAGCGCCTTTCCGCCGACACCTTCGCCCTGACCAAAAGCGGCTCCAGCATCACAAAGGGCGAAACGCTCAAAGACACCGCCCTCACCCTGCAGGCCATGAACCCGGATGTCATCGTCATCCGCCACTGGTCCAGCGGCGCGGCGCAGTATCTGGCGGAACGGCTGGACTGCGCCATCGTCAACGCGGGCGATGGCTGGCACGCCCACCCCACGCAGGCGCTTCTGGACGCCTTTTCCCTGCGCAACCACTGGGGCAGGAGCTTCGCGGGCAAAACAGTGCTCATTCTGGGCGATATCCTGCACAGCCGCGTGGCCCGGTCCAATGTCCAGCTGCTCACCAAGCTCGGTGCCAGCGTGCGCCTGTGCGCCCCCCACACCCTGCTTCCTGCGGGCGTGCACAACTGGCCCGTCACCGTGCACACCTCGCTTGATCAGGCCGTGCAGGGCGCAGATGCCGTCATGTGCCTGCGCCTGCAACTGGAACGCCAGCAGGCGGGCCTGCTCCCGGACCTCAGCGAATACGCCACCACCTACTGCCTCACCGCGCGGCATATGGCCATGGCCAATCCCGGCGCGCTGGTGCTGCACCCCGGCCCCATGAACCGGGGGCTGGAAATAGCCTCCGAGCTTGCAGACAGGCCGGAGAGTCTGGTGCTGGAGCAGGTGGCGTCCGGCGTGGCCGTGCGCATGGCCATTCTCTTTCTGCATGCAACCCGCAAAGACGGAGGCACAAAATGA
- a CDS encoding amidohydrolase family protein, with translation MLTAVRAKRVLTMADQRPSPCGSASRAPIPSPIASPVASPVSPAPSPDAAPASPVSYPAPHGPAPHDPVPLPPVLDDAVVVAHHGVITDVLPYAEFCAAYPFSPQDLGPATILPGLVNCHTHLELSHLAERATCGKGFEAWIDSLLPLMAPDAVPAADRLHALDQAVASMVRTGTVLAADVSSAAPLHVHEAALRHGLHVEHQMEVFGYAFSPRPDMQNIWPAAASSLPAQVRKRNTALAGHALYSTHPAALVLAKQWCRSHERHFSMHLAEHPGEEQMLLRGTGSLHAMLSRRVLPADFTAPGMRPVSYAAELGLLDECTLAVHCVHCNDADIALLHASGATVCLCPRSNALIGVGCPPVQSFMEAGIPLCIGTDSLASNHNLNLWNEARVLRDEYHIPVPALLRMLTAEGARILGHSHTLGSLEPGKLFRYAVLPNDFS, from the coding sequence ATGCTCACAGCCGTGCGCGCCAAGCGCGTCCTGACCATGGCCGACCAGCGGCCCAGTCCCTGCGGCAGCGCCTCCCGTGCGCCCATTCCGTCACCCATTGCGTCACCCGTTGCGTCACCCGTGTCACCTGCCCCGTCACCCGATGCAGCCCCCGCATCGCCCGTGTCATACCCGGCACCGCACGGCCCGGCACCGCACGACCCGGTCCCCCTGCCGCCCGTCCTTGACGATGCGGTGGTGGTCGCGCACCACGGCGTCATTACAGACGTGCTCCCCTACGCAGAGTTCTGCGCCGCCTATCCTTTCTCTCCGCAGGACCTCGGCCCCGCCACCATCCTTCCGGGACTGGTGAACTGCCACACCCATCTGGAACTCTCCCACCTTGCGGAAAGGGCAACCTGCGGCAAGGGATTCGAGGCGTGGATAGACTCCCTGCTGCCCCTCATGGCGCCGGACGCCGTCCCGGCAGCAGACCGCCTGCACGCGCTGGATCAAGCCGTGGCGTCCATGGTGCGCACAGGCACCGTTCTTGCGGCAGATGTCTCCTCCGCCGCCCCGCTTCACGTGCACGAGGCGGCACTGCGGCACGGGCTGCACGTGGAACACCAGATGGAAGTCTTCGGCTACGCCTTTTCCCCCCGGCCAGATATGCAAAACATCTGGCCCGCCGCCGCATCCTCTCTGCCCGCTCAGGTCCGAAAGCGGAACACCGCCCTTGCCGGGCATGCGCTGTATTCCACACATCCCGCCGCGCTGGTATTGGCCAAACAGTGGTGCCGCTCCCATGAGCGGCATTTTTCTATGCACCTTGCGGAACACCCCGGCGAGGAGCAGATGCTGCTGCGCGGCACAGGGTCGCTCCACGCCATGCTCTCCCGCCGTGTGCTCCCGGCAGACTTCACCGCCCCCGGCATGCGCCCCGTGTCCTATGCCGCAGAACTCGGCCTGCTGGACGAATGCACCCTCGCCGTACACTGCGTGCACTGCAATGATGCAGACATCGCCCTGTTACACGCCAGCGGTGCCACGGTGTGCCTGTGCCCCCGGTCAAACGCCCTCATCGGGGTGGGATGCCCCCCCGTACAGTCCTTCATGGAGGCAGGCATCCCCCTCTGCATCGGCACAGACAGCCTCGCCTCCAACCACAACCTCAACCTCTGGAACGAAGCCCGCGTCCTGCGCGACGAATACCATATCCCCGTTCCCGCCCTGCTGCGCATGCTCACGGCGGAAGGTGCCCGCATACTGGGGCATTCGCATACGCTGGGCTCGCTGGAACCGGGCAAGCTGTTCCGCTATGCCGTGCTGCCTAACGATTTTTCATGA
- a CDS encoding DEAD/DEAH box helicase has protein sequence MSFESFSLDRRILAGVTACGYETPTPIQTQAIPPVLQGRDVLGLAQTGTGKTAAFALPILQHLVNVDASRRGPVRALVLAPTRELALQIQETFVSLGKQTGFRSTSVFGGVGIVPQIKSLRASSIAVACPGRLLDLINRGECDLSQVDVLVLDEADRMFDMGFLPDLRRILARLPVKRQNLMFSATMPSEIRALAGEVLNDPITLQVNHTVPKTSIEHLAYAVPQRQKTSLLEALLKETDHESVLVFTRTKHRAKSVARILGEKGWRATSLQGNLSQNKRQEALDGFRSGKYSVMVATDIAARGIDCTSISHVINFDLPDTPETYTHRIGRTGRADRTGKALTLVSGEDVSMMRSIERTLGSEITRCTVAGFAYGVQDSTPDQDNFGRPNERNGRNGRYGQQQKSGQQAGRGGKSAPAQRSARQDDQRSSQDRYKDRPYERSSERAGRDESPFGNKRSGGRSPYADQLADDRSKPAYGRAAKPAYGRAAQPAGKFAQEGGVKPWRSAESDRNADAGKRFDRQDRTGNTGNVANTGNGNGGYRGREGFGKGREFGEERASGNGRGYAGDRPYEKAAQRPGKPQRTRTDNAAPSRDGDSRRDVAPRDTRRTRAGYR, from the coding sequence GTGAGCTTCGAATCCTTTTCTCTTGACCGGCGCATACTCGCCGGCGTCACTGCGTGCGGGTACGAAACCCCCACCCCCATCCAGACCCAGGCCATTCCCCCCGTCCTTCAGGGACGCGACGTTCTCGGTCTGGCTCAGACAGGCACCGGCAAAACCGCCGCGTTTGCCCTGCCCATTCTCCAGCATCTCGTAAACGTCGATGCAAGCCGGCGCGGCCCCGTGCGTGCGCTTGTGCTGGCCCCCACCCGCGAACTGGCTCTGCAGATACAGGAAACCTTCGTTTCCCTCGGCAAGCAGACGGGCTTTCGCAGCACCTCCGTGTTCGGCGGCGTCGGCATTGTCCCCCAGATAAAGTCCCTGCGCGCATCTTCCATAGCCGTTGCCTGCCCCGGCCGCCTTCTCGACCTGATTAACCGCGGCGAATGCGACCTCTCGCAGGTAGACGTGCTGGTGCTGGACGAAGCGGACCGCATGTTCGACATGGGCTTCCTGCCCGACCTGCGCCGCATTCTCGCCCGCCTGCCCGTCAAGCGTCAGAACCTCATGTTTTCTGCCACCATGCCTTCGGAAATACGTGCCCTTGCGGGAGAGGTTCTCAACGACCCCATTACCCTGCAGGTGAACCACACCGTTCCGAAAACCTCCATTGAGCATCTGGCCTACGCTGTTCCGCAGCGTCAGAAGACCAGCCTGCTGGAGGCCCTGCTCAAGGAAACCGATCACGAAAGCGTTCTCGTCTTCACCCGCACCAAGCACCGCGCCAAGAGCGTGGCCCGCATTCTGGGTGAAAAGGGCTGGCGCGCCACCTCGTTGCAGGGCAACCTTTCGCAGAACAAGCGTCAGGAAGCACTGGACGGTTTCCGCTCCGGAAAATACTCCGTCATGGTGGCAACCGATATCGCCGCACGCGGCATAGACTGCACAAGCATTTCGCACGTCATAAACTTCGACCTGCCCGACACGCCGGAAACCTACACCCACCGTATCGGCCGCACCGGCCGTGCGGACAGAACAGGCAAGGCCCTCACGCTGGTTTCAGGCGAAGATGTCTCCATGATGCGCTCCATCGAACGCACTCTGGGCAGCGAAATCACCCGCTGCACGGTAGCAGGCTTTGCCTACGGCGTGCAGGATTCCACTCCCGATCAGGACAACTTCGGCCGTCCCAATGAACGCAACGGACGCAATGGCCGCTACGGCCAGCAGCAGAAGTCTGGCCAGCAGGCCGGACGCGGCGGCAAGTCCGCTCCCGCGCAGCGTTCTGCCCGGCAGGATGACCAGCGTTCCTCGCAGGATCGGTACAAAGACCGCCCCTACGAACGCTCCTCAGAGCGCGCAGGCCGCGACGAATCCCCCTTCGGCAACAAGCGTTCCGGTGGCCGCTCCCCCTACGCTGACCAGCTTGCAGACGACCGTTCCAAGCCCGCTTACGGGCGCGCCGCAAAGCCCGCCTACGGACGTGCCGCGCAGCCTGCTGGCAAGTTTGCGCAGGAAGGCGGCGTTAAGCCCTGGCGTAGCGCAGAATCCGACCGCAATGCGGATGCAGGCAAACGCTTCGACAGGCAGGACCGTACCGGTAATACGGGTAATGTGGCTAACACGGGTAACGGCAACGGTGGCTACCGTGGCCGTGAAGGCTTCGGCAAGGGCCGTGAATTCGGCGAAGAACGCGCCTCCGGCAACGGACGCGGCTACGCAGGCGACCGCCCCTACGAAAAGGCCGCACAGCGTCCCGGCAAGCCGCAGCGCACCCGCACGGACAACGCCGCACCCTCGCGTGATGGCGACTCCCGCCGCGATGTTGCCCCGCGCGATACCCGCCGCACCCGCGCAGGCTACCGCTAG